The Brasilonema sennae CENA114 genome includes a region encoding these proteins:
- a CDS encoding lysylphosphatidylglycerol synthase transmembrane domain-containing protein, with protein MIKQTLRWLILGGTLFFLVKAFKDNWREVATIHIDAAGWAILLIATGVTLLAHTWAGWVWTWVLRELNQPVHSFEFIQVYLKTNLAKYIPGNIWHYYGRIIAAKNANVSPGAATLSVVLEPLLMAAAALIVVLLTSQFLTEKITIIQLILQLLGLLGVLCVLHPKFLNRATHLLQRIKVKKSASNTQQAVPWSLERYPLGPLIGELGFLGLRSAGFILTLFALSPLNFSQIPLLVGAFSFAWLLGLVVPGAPGGLGVFEATAIALLQQHFPTAVVLGATALYRLVSIFAETAGAGFSWLDERLS; from the coding sequence ATGATCAAGCAAACTTTACGCTGGCTAATTTTAGGTGGAACCTTATTTTTTCTAGTAAAAGCCTTTAAAGATAACTGGCGAGAAGTAGCTACCATCCATATTGATGCAGCAGGATGGGCAATTCTTTTGATCGCCACAGGTGTGACATTGCTAGCACACACTTGGGCAGGTTGGGTATGGACTTGGGTTCTTCGAGAGTTAAATCAACCTGTCCACTCTTTTGAGTTTATTCAAGTTTACCTCAAAACAAATCTTGCTAAGTACATACCAGGTAATATATGGCATTACTACGGAAGAATTATAGCAGCAAAAAATGCAAATGTTTCTCCTGGTGCAGCAACCCTTAGTGTAGTGCTAGAACCTCTACTGATGGCAGCAGCTGCTTTAATTGTTGTTCTACTCACTAGCCAGTTTCTAACCGAAAAAATTACTATCATTCAACTCATCCTACAACTACTGGGTTTGTTAGGAGTACTTTGTGTTTTACATCCCAAATTTTTGAACAGAGCGACTCACCTCTTACAGCGTATAAAGGTAAAAAAGTCTGCTTCCAACACTCAGCAAGCCGTTCCCTGGAGTCTAGAACGATATCCCCTAGGACCTTTGATAGGGGAATTGGGCTTTTTGGGACTACGCAGCGCAGGGTTTATATTAACTTTATTTGCCTTGAGTCCTTTAAACTTTAGTCAAATTCCTTTATTAGTTGGTGCTTTTAGTTTTGCGTGGTTACTAGGGTTAGTGGTTCCAGGAGCACCTGGTGGGTTAGGCGTGTTTGAAGCCACAGCGATCGCGCTCTTGCAGCAACATTTTCCAACTGCGGTAGTTCTGGGCGCAACTGCTCTATATCGTCTCGTAAGCATTTTTGCGGAAACTGCTGGTGCTGGCTTCTCCTGGCTTGACGAACGCCTCTCATAG
- a CDS encoding heterocyst differentiation related protein, translating into MSESMAFIGGVAVAGLAALVLLKGAGGSSLPNYTVGSQLQPAVVAPSAMIPPTANYPGQPYPNPAPVNPNNEEMRVQAERLKMENEGLKNENNGLKTQVQQLQSQIQQVYNYQVQLNQQNQQQNAAQLQQHQSAENRWWSSPAVWAVGGITLTIGGGIVVAGVLALFSPKERPSRTVQVIHPYNGPTPPLAPVRRAEFLPPRTERRVEAQEYDDMY; encoded by the coding sequence ATGAGTGAGAGCATGGCATTTATCGGCGGAGTCGCCGTCGCTGGGCTAGCGGCTCTCGTGTTGCTAAAAGGTGCAGGAGGAAGCTCTTTACCTAACTACACAGTTGGCTCACAACTACAACCAGCTGTGGTAGCACCTTCAGCAATGATACCGCCAACTGCAAATTATCCTGGGCAGCCATATCCTAATCCAGCGCCAGTCAATCCAAACAACGAAGAAATGCGCGTACAGGCGGAACGACTGAAGATGGAAAATGAAGGACTCAAGAATGAAAACAATGGTCTCAAAACCCAAGTTCAACAACTCCAGTCCCAAATCCAACAAGTTTATAACTACCAAGTCCAATTAAATCAGCAAAACCAACAACAAAATGCAGCCCAGTTACAACAGCACCAGTCTGCTGAAAATCGCTGGTGGTCTTCTCCTGCTGTTTGGGCAGTAGGAGGCATAACTCTGACGATAGGTGGCGGTATTGTGGTCGCTGGTGTCTTGGCTTTATTTTCACCAAAAGAGCGTCCCAGTCGTACCGTACAAGTTATTCATCCCTATAACGGTCCTACTCCACCGCTTGCTCCTGTACGTCGCGCTGAGTTCCTCCCTCCTCGTACCGAAAGACGAGTTGAAGCACAAGAATACGATGATATGTATTAA
- a CDS encoding serine/threonine protein kinase, translating to MIGKLLDHRYRLNKVLATGGFGETYIAQDTKRPGNPVCVVKHLKPANSEAKMFDTAKRLFQGEAETLEYLGNHDQIPRLLAYFDEHQEFYLVQEFIEGHPLGDELVPNQRWSESQVIELLVEVLDILKFVHGQGVIHRDIKPDNIIRRASNKKLVLVDFGAVKQLRGSGGYGGRSQMFTVHHSATVAIGTPGYMPTEQGQGKPRPNSDMYALGIIAIQALTGIAPVDFQEDPNTGEILWEHLVSVSDALEAVLTKMVHYHFKDRFQSASEALQALQPLSFTSYTPSEYTNTTSNHQPSKSSSALSPLSRQKTIAVAPANPVLQLAPPTPKSPSKGSSGPDLLQFVIIGILVAGAAAVSPGVFKNVQSFASTFAINNDTLSAENCLAVVQENSNIRSEPTSINDDSIIKTVKKDAKFEVTSRRTKRGWVEIKLDSTQTGWANSEIIKNNEQWVSCLRDKGTAIKTVDDNDLIVAHPAPKPKAEPLVNAPTSSSPESEQSQTSKSLSADKSTPATVQGGSTKVVEEAKQKYESGDLQGAIALLKTMTANPTAVKQTTEMISQWQQDWSKAESLFKDLDTALGDGQWDKVLAYKDHPEKLPNIQYWRNKVEPLVQQAAANLAKQQFPQLGNPTNLYKAKLEPQNSSEDYELNMMNDFDNIETPELQETPQNHQ from the coding sequence ATGATAGGCAAGCTACTAGACCATCGTTACCGACTGAATAAAGTCCTGGCTACAGGAGGATTTGGTGAAACTTACATCGCCCAAGATACAAAACGACCAGGCAATCCGGTTTGCGTTGTCAAACACCTTAAGCCTGCCAATTCTGAAGCGAAAATGTTTGACACCGCCAAGCGTCTGTTCCAAGGTGAAGCTGAAACCTTAGAATATTTGGGCAATCATGACCAAATTCCTCGGCTTTTGGCTTATTTCGACGAACATCAAGAGTTTTATTTAGTACAAGAATTTATTGAAGGGCATCCTCTGGGTGACGAGTTAGTTCCCAATCAGCGGTGGAGTGAAAGCCAAGTTATTGAATTGCTGGTGGAAGTTCTGGACATCCTGAAATTTGTCCACGGACAAGGCGTGATTCATCGCGATATCAAGCCAGATAATATCATCCGTCGCGCTTCAAATAAAAAACTCGTCCTCGTGGATTTTGGAGCCGTCAAACAATTGCGAGGATCTGGTGGATATGGTGGGCGATCGCAAATGTTTACAGTTCATCACTCTGCGACTGTAGCCATTGGGACTCCTGGCTATATGCCCACGGAACAAGGTCAAGGCAAACCCCGTCCCAACAGTGATATGTACGCTCTCGGCATTATCGCTATTCAGGCGTTAACGGGAATAGCGCCAGTAGATTTTCAGGAAGATCCTAACACTGGGGAAATCCTCTGGGAGCATTTAGTTTCCGTAAGCGATGCTTTGGAAGCCGTGTTAACCAAAATGGTGCATTATCATTTCAAAGACCGCTTTCAAAGTGCATCAGAAGCACTACAAGCATTACAGCCACTTTCCTTCACCAGCTACACACCCAGCGAATATACAAATACAACTTCTAACCATCAACCAAGTAAGTCCTCATCTGCCTTATCTCCACTGTCTCGACAAAAAACGATCGCCGTTGCCCCGGCAAATCCTGTTCTCCAACTAGCACCACCAACTCCCAAATCTCCCTCCAAAGGTTCTAGTGGACCAGATCTATTACAGTTTGTGATTATAGGAATTTTGGTTGCTGGTGCTGCTGCTGTCAGCCCTGGTGTATTTAAAAATGTTCAAAGTTTTGCTTCTACTTTTGCTATTAATAATGACACGCTCTCAGCCGAAAACTGTTTAGCTGTTGTTCAGGAAAATTCTAATATCCGTTCTGAGCCTACTTCTATTAATGATGATTCTATTATCAAAACTGTTAAGAAAGATGCCAAGTTTGAGGTAACAAGCAGACGAACAAAACGCGGTTGGGTAGAGATTAAACTTGACTCTACACAAACAGGTTGGGCAAACTCAGAAATTATCAAAAACAACGAACAATGGGTTTCTTGCCTACGAGACAAGGGAACTGCAATCAAAACAGTTGATGATAATGACCTAATTGTCGCTCACCCTGCACCCAAGCCAAAAGCAGAACCTCTAGTTAATGCACCAACGTCATCATCACCTGAGTCAGAACAATCACAAACATCAAAAAGTTTATCCGCAGATAAATCAACGCCCGCCACTGTACAAGGCGGTTCCACCAAGGTAGTGGAAGAAGCAAAACAGAAGTACGAATCAGGAGATTTACAAGGTGCGATCGCCCTGTTAAAAACAATGACTGCAAATCCTACTGCTGTCAAACAGACAACAGAAATGATATCCCAATGGCAACAAGATTGGTCTAAAGCCGAATCTTTATTCAAAGACCTTGACACAGCCCTTGGTGATGGACAATGGGATAAAGTATTAGCTTATAAAGACCATCCGGAAAAACTACCCAATATTCAATACTGGCGAAACAAAGTAGAGCCATTAGTTCAACAAGCTGCTGCCAATTTAGCAAAACAACAGTTTCCTCAACTAGGCAATCCTACCAACCTATACAAAGCCAAACTGGAACCTCAAAATTCCAGTGAGGATTATGAACTTAACATGATGAATGATTTCGATAACATCGAAACTCCAGAACTACAGGAAACTCCCCAAAATCATCAGTAA
- the larC gene encoding nickel pincer cofactor biosynthesis protein LarC — protein sequence MTKIAYLQCPTGISGDMCLGSVVSLGVPLEYLTQKLNGLGIEHEYQLRAELVHRNTQQATKVHVHLVDHHHHHHHEHNHHHGRHLPEIERMIQKAELPSRAEAWSLAVFRQLAIAEGAVHGVAPEKVHFHEVGAVDAIVDIVGTCLGLDWLGIESNDQGLPLLFCSPLPTGGGTVRAAHGQMAVPVPAVLKLWEMRGCPVYSNGIEREMVTPTGAAIATTLAVDFGSPPPMTIKQVGLGAGSIHLPIPNILRLWLGEATNLPINQATNITDKSTVSLTDNSSATKSIASDTSPALETVCVLETQIDDLSPQAIGYVFEALFAAGALDVFTQSVGMKKSRPGILLSVICHPENLHSCEAVLFRETTTLGIRRSTQQRTTLQREIQQVETEYGVVRVKVAWTGQANEKAITNVQPEYEDCAELARKHNIPWREIQRLGLQNWYAQTEIAIGDQFL from the coding sequence ATGACTAAAATTGCGTATCTTCAATGTCCGACAGGAATTTCCGGTGATATGTGCCTGGGATCTGTGGTTAGTTTGGGTGTTCCTTTAGAGTATTTAACTCAAAAACTCAACGGGTTAGGGATTGAGCATGAGTATCAACTGAGAGCAGAACTTGTTCACCGTAACACTCAACAGGCTACCAAAGTTCATGTGCATTTAGTAGACCACCATCATCACCACCACCATGAACACAATCACCACCACGGACGCCACTTGCCAGAAATTGAGCGGATGATTCAAAAAGCTGAGTTACCATCACGAGCAGAAGCCTGGAGTTTGGCAGTATTCAGGCAGCTAGCAATCGCAGAAGGGGCAGTACATGGTGTTGCGCCCGAAAAAGTTCATTTTCATGAAGTGGGTGCTGTTGATGCCATTGTCGATATTGTTGGCACTTGTTTGGGTTTAGATTGGTTGGGTATCGAGAGCAATGATCAAGGATTACCTTTATTGTTCTGCTCGCCGCTACCTACTGGTGGGGGAACAGTTCGAGCTGCGCACGGTCAGATGGCTGTACCAGTACCAGCAGTCTTGAAGTTATGGGAAATGCGCGGCTGTCCAGTCTATAGTAACGGTATCGAACGGGAAATGGTCACACCAACAGGAGCTGCGATCGCAACAACTCTTGCCGTAGACTTTGGTTCTCCACCCCCAATGACCATCAAACAAGTAGGACTGGGTGCTGGTTCGATTCATTTACCTATTCCCAATATTCTACGTCTGTGGCTAGGTGAAGCAACAAATTTGCCAATAAATCAGGCAACGAATATCACAGATAAATCAACTGTGAGTTTGACAGATAATTCATCCGCTACAAAATCCATTGCTAGTGATACCAGTCCAGCTTTGGAAACTGTCTGTGTTTTAGAAACCCAAATTGATGACTTAAGTCCACAGGCTATAGGTTATGTGTTTGAGGCATTATTTGCCGCAGGTGCTTTAGATGTCTTTACCCAGTCTGTAGGCATGAAAAAATCTCGCCCAGGAATTTTGCTGAGTGTGATTTGTCATCCCGAAAATCTACACAGCTGTGAAGCTGTTTTGTTTCGCGAAACCACCACTTTAGGAATTCGTCGCTCAACTCAGCAACGCACCACTCTCCAACGAGAAATTCAACAAGTGGAAACTGAATACGGTGTTGTGCGCGTCAAGGTAGCATGGACAGGACAAGCAAACGAAAAAGCGATAACTAACGTCCAACCAGAATATGAAGACTGTGCAGAACTTGCGCGAAAACACAATATTCCTTGGCGAGAAATTCAGCGGCTAGGGCTACAGAATTGGTACGCGCAAACAGAAATAGCTATTGGGGATCAATTTCTTTAG
- a CDS encoding DUF3007 family protein — protein MRRIDAIGIGFGIFVVGGLAYVLLNLVGIDSSKAGIWSQVLLFIGLIGWLFTYAFRAVGKKMTYHKQREQYEEAYLQKRLEELTPEELAKIQAEIEQEQSQV, from the coding sequence ATGCGACGCATTGACGCTATCGGAATTGGCTTTGGCATTTTTGTTGTAGGCGGCTTGGCGTATGTCTTACTGAACTTGGTAGGCATAGATAGCTCGAAAGCTGGTATTTGGAGCCAAGTCTTATTATTTATTGGTTTGATTGGCTGGTTGTTTACCTATGCTTTCCGTGCGGTGGGAAAAAAAATGACCTACCACAAACAACGGGAACAATACGAAGAAGCCTATTTGCAAAAGCGCTTGGAAGAACTTACTCCCGAAGAACTCGCAAAAATTCAAGCCGAAATAGAACAAGAACAATCCCAGGTGTAA
- a CDS encoding apolipoprotein A1/A4/E family protein → MKKIVALFKNIRPIKLITVFVAGMILFITQACSSVAATSPRQTVGEQSAPPNSETYVPKGANVNSGYEGGMNNFSDLDPRTSDGKFKAEAEALKENAEKNIQNSSSNAAENIRRVAEDTGKVGKNIQKETEKITEKLQSGAENFAEGTKRGIENIKENTSDAAQGTAKTVQRSAENTKISAQRAAEDAGNAVDKKLTDAKTTADEKTQEAAQNTGNILEKAGNAIKDAVN, encoded by the coding sequence GTGAAAAAAATCGTTGCATTGTTCAAAAACATTCGCCCGATCAAACTTATAACAGTTTTTGTGGCCGGAATGATACTGTTTATTACACAAGCTTGTAGTTCTGTAGCTGCAACAAGTCCTCGTCAAACTGTAGGAGAACAATCTGCACCTCCTAATTCTGAAACATACGTTCCAAAGGGAGCCAATGTAAATTCTGGCTATGAAGGCGGGATGAATAACTTTAGCGATCTTGATCCCAGAACCAGTGACGGTAAATTCAAAGCTGAGGCTGAGGCTCTCAAAGAAAACGCGGAAAAAAACATCCAGAACAGCTCGAGTAACGCAGCAGAAAATATTCGCCGCGTAGCTGAAGATACAGGAAAAGTAGGCAAAAATATTCAGAAAGAAACTGAAAAGATCACAGAAAAACTTCAGAGTGGGGCTGAGAACTTTGCTGAAGGTACCAAGCGAGGTATTGAAAATATCAAAGAAAACACCAGCGATGCTGCTCAGGGTACAGCGAAAACTGTTCAACGTTCTGCTGAAAACACAAAGATAAGTGCTCAACGTGCGGCAGAAGATGCTGGCAATGCAGTGGACAAAAAGTTAACAGATGCCAAGACCACTGCTGATGAGAAAACTCAAGAGGCGGCCCAAAACACTGGTAACATCTTGGAAAAGGCTGGTAATGCGATCAAAGACGCTGTTAATTAA
- the ndhL gene encoding NAD(P)H-quinone oxidoreductase subunit L — protein sequence MENRSTNRSFSTENQEIMVVALLYLILAGAYLLVVPAAVLFYLNLRWYVASSLERAFMYFLVFFFFPGLLLLSPFVNLRPRRRQIEV from the coding sequence ATGGAAAACAGATCCACCAACAGGTCGTTTTCTACTGAAAACCAAGAAATTATGGTTGTAGCGCTACTGTATCTGATTTTAGCTGGAGCTTATCTTTTGGTCGTACCAGCCGCTGTCCTGTTTTACTTAAACTTACGGTGGTATGTGGCTAGCTCTCTGGAACGTGCCTTCATGTACTTTTTGGTATTCTTCTTCTTTCCAGGTTTGTTGCTCCTGTCGCCGTTTGTAAACTTGCGACCCCGACGCCGACAAATTGAAGTTTAA